In Callithrix jacchus isolate 240 chromosome 18, calJac240_pri, whole genome shotgun sequence, one DNA window encodes the following:
- the ILDR2 gene encoding immunoglobulin-like domain-containing receptor 2 isoform X6, producing the protein MDRVLLRWIVLFCLTAMVKGLQVTVPDKKKVAMLFQPTVLRCHFSTSSHQPAVVQWKFKSYCQDRMGESLGMSSTRAQSLSKRNLEWDPYLDCLDSRRTVRVVASKQGSAITLGDFYRGREITIVHDADLHIGKLMWGDSGLYYCIITTPDDLEGKNEDSVELLVLVRKGYRIQADKERDSMKVLYYVEKELAQFDPARRMRGRYNNTISELSSLHDEDSNFRQSFHQMRNKQFPVSGDLESNPDYWSGVMGGSSGASRGPSAMEYNKEDRESFRHSQPRSKSEMLSRKNFATGVPAVSMDELAAFADSYGQRPRRGDGNNHEARGGSRFERSESRAHGGFYQDDSLEEYYGQRSRSREPLTDADRGWAFSPARRRPAEDAHLPRLVSRTPGTAPKYDHSYLGGTRERQPRPEGASRGGSLETPSKRSAQLGPRSASYYAWSPPGTYKASSSQDDQEDASDDALPPYSELELTRGPSYRGRDLPYHSNSEKKRKKEPAKKTNDFPTRMSLVV; encoded by the exons CCATGGTCAAAGGCCTTCAGGTCACAGTGCCTGACAAGAAGAAGGTGGCTATGCTCTTCCAGCCCACTGTGCTTCGCTGCCACTTCTCTACATCCTCTCATCAGCCTGCAGTTGTGCAGTGGAAGTTCAAGTCCTACTGCCAGGATCGCATGGGAGAATCCTTGGGCATGTCCTCTACCCGGGCCCAATCTCTCAGCAAGAGAAACCTGGAATGGGACCCCTACTTGGATTGTTTAGACAGCAGGAGGACTGTTCGAGTGGTAGCTTCGAAGCAGGGCTCGGCTATCACCCTGGGAGATTTCTACAGGGGCAGAGAGATCACGATTGTTCATG ATGCAGATCTTCATATTGGAAAGCTCATGTGGGGAGACAGCGGACTCTATTACTGTATTATCACCACCCCGGATGACCTGGAGGGCAAAAATGAGGACTCAGTGGAACTGCTGGTGTTGG TTCGCAAAGGTTACCGGATCCAGGCTGacaaagagagagactccatgaAGGTCCTGTACTATGTTGAGAAGGAGCTGGCTCAGTTTGATCCAGCCAGAAGGATGAGAGGCAGAT ATAACAACACCATCTCAGAACTCAGCTCCCTACATGACGAGGACAGCAATTTCCGCCAGTCTTTCCATCAGATGAGAAACAAGCAGTTCCCAGTGTCTGGGGACTTGGAGAGCAATCCTGACTACTGGTCAGGTGTCATGGGAGGCAGCAGTGGGGCAAGCCGTGGGCCCTCAGCCATGGAGTATAACAAAGAGGATCGGGAGAGCTTCAGGCACAG CCAGCCGCGCTCCAAGTCTGAGATGCTGTCGCGGAAGAACTTCGCCACGGGGGTGCCGGCCGTCTCCATGGATGAGCTGGCGGCCTTCGCTGACTCCTATGGCCAGCGGCCCCGCCGGGGCGACGGCAACAACCACGAGGCGCGGGGCGGGAGCCGCTTTGAGCGCTCGGAGTCGCGGGCGCACGGCGGCTTCTACCAGGACGACTCCCTGGAGGAATACTACGGCCAGCGCAGCCGCAGCCGCGAGCCCCTGACCGACGCCGACCGCGGCTGGGCCTTCAGCCCCGCGCGCCGCAGACCGGCCGAGGACGCGCACCTGCCGCGGCTGGTGAGCCGCACGCCGGGCACCGCGCCCAAGTACGACCACTCGTACCTGGGCGGCACGCGGGAGCGGCAGCCGCGGCCCGAGGGCGCCAGCCGCGGCGGGAGCCTGGAGACCCCGTCCAAGCGCAGCGCGCAGCTCGGCCCGCGCAGCGCCTCCTACTACGCGTGGTCGCCGCCCGGCACCTACAAGGCGAGCTCGTCCCAGGACGACCAGGAGGACGCGTCCGACGACGCGCTGCCGCCCTACAGTGAGCTGGAGCTGACCCGCGGCCCTTCCTACCGCGGCCGCGACCTGCCGTACCACAGCAACTcggagaagaagaggaaaaaggagcCCGCCAAGAAAACC
- the ILDR2 gene encoding immunoglobulin-like domain-containing receptor 2 isoform X1 — MAAGEGREETEADKEEMNSDSFFTENHERKAMVKGLQVTVPDKKKVAMLFQPTVLRCHFSTSSHQPAVVQWKFKSYCQDRMGESLGMSSTRAQSLSKRNLEWDPYLDCLDSRRTVRVVASKQGSAITLGDFYRGREITIVHDADLHIGKLMWGDSGLYYCIITTPDDLEGKNEDSVELLVLGRTGLLADLLPSFAVEIMPEWVFVGLVLLGIFLFFVLVGICWCQCCPHSCCCYVRCPCCPDSCCCPQALYEAGKAAKAGYPPSVSGVPGPYSIPSVPLGGAPSSGMLMDKPHPPPLAPSDSTGGSHSVRKGYRIQADKERDSMKVLYYVEKELAQFDPARRMRGRYNNTISELSSLHDEDSNFRQSFHQMRNKQFPVSGDLESNPDYWSGVMGGSSGASRGPSAMEYNKEDRESFRHSQPRSKSEMLSRKNFATGVPAVSMDELAAFADSYGQRPRRGDGNNHEARGGSRFERSESRAHGGFYQDDSLEEYYGQRSRSREPLTDADRGWAFSPARRRPAEDAHLPRLVSRTPGTAPKYDHSYLGGTRERQPRPEGASRGGSLETPSKRSAQLGPRSASYYAWSPPGTYKASSSQDDQEDASDDALPPYSELELTRGPSYRGRDLPYHSNSEKKRKKEPAKKTNDFPTRMSLVV; from the exons CCATGGTCAAAGGCCTTCAGGTCACAGTGCCTGACAAGAAGAAGGTGGCTATGCTCTTCCAGCCCACTGTGCTTCGCTGCCACTTCTCTACATCCTCTCATCAGCCTGCAGTTGTGCAGTGGAAGTTCAAGTCCTACTGCCAGGATCGCATGGGAGAATCCTTGGGCATGTCCTCTACCCGGGCCCAATCTCTCAGCAAGAGAAACCTGGAATGGGACCCCTACTTGGATTGTTTAGACAGCAGGAGGACTGTTCGAGTGGTAGCTTCGAAGCAGGGCTCGGCTATCACCCTGGGAGATTTCTACAGGGGCAGAGAGATCACGATTGTTCATG ATGCAGATCTTCATATTGGAAAGCTCATGTGGGGAGACAGCGGACTCTATTACTGTATTATCACCACCCCGGATGACCTGGAGGGCAAAAATGAGGACTCAGTGGAACTGCTGGTGTTGG GCAGGACAGGGCTGCTTGCTGATCTCTTGCCCAGTTTTGCTGTGGAGATTATGCCAG AGTGGGTGTTTGTTGGCCTGGTGCTCCTGGGCATCTTCCTTTTCTTCGTCCTGGTGGGGATCTGCTGGTGCCAGTGCTGCCCTCACAGCTGCTGCTGCTATGTCCGCTGCCCGTGCTGCCCAGATTCCTGCTGCTGCCCTCAAGCCT TGTATGAAGCAGGGAAAGCAGCAAAGGCCGGGTACCCTCCCTCTGTCTCCGGTGTCCCTGGCCCTTACTCCATCCCCTCTGTCCCTTTGGGAGGAGCCCCCTCATCTGGCATGCTGATGGACAAGCCGCATCCACCTCCCTTGGCACCAAGTGACTCCACTGGAGGAAGCCACAGTG TTCGCAAAGGTTACCGGATCCAGGCTGacaaagagagagactccatgaAGGTCCTGTACTATGTTGAGAAGGAGCTGGCTCAGTTTGATCCAGCCAGAAGGATGAGAGGCAGAT ATAACAACACCATCTCAGAACTCAGCTCCCTACATGACGAGGACAGCAATTTCCGCCAGTCTTTCCATCAGATGAGAAACAAGCAGTTCCCAGTGTCTGGGGACTTGGAGAGCAATCCTGACTACTGGTCAGGTGTCATGGGAGGCAGCAGTGGGGCAAGCCGTGGGCCCTCAGCCATGGAGTATAACAAAGAGGATCGGGAGAGCTTCAGGCACAG CCAGCCGCGCTCCAAGTCTGAGATGCTGTCGCGGAAGAACTTCGCCACGGGGGTGCCGGCCGTCTCCATGGATGAGCTGGCGGCCTTCGCTGACTCCTATGGCCAGCGGCCCCGCCGGGGCGACGGCAACAACCACGAGGCGCGGGGCGGGAGCCGCTTTGAGCGCTCGGAGTCGCGGGCGCACGGCGGCTTCTACCAGGACGACTCCCTGGAGGAATACTACGGCCAGCGCAGCCGCAGCCGCGAGCCCCTGACCGACGCCGACCGCGGCTGGGCCTTCAGCCCCGCGCGCCGCAGACCGGCCGAGGACGCGCACCTGCCGCGGCTGGTGAGCCGCACGCCGGGCACCGCGCCCAAGTACGACCACTCGTACCTGGGCGGCACGCGGGAGCGGCAGCCGCGGCCCGAGGGCGCCAGCCGCGGCGGGAGCCTGGAGACCCCGTCCAAGCGCAGCGCGCAGCTCGGCCCGCGCAGCGCCTCCTACTACGCGTGGTCGCCGCCCGGCACCTACAAGGCGAGCTCGTCCCAGGACGACCAGGAGGACGCGTCCGACGACGCGCTGCCGCCCTACAGTGAGCTGGAGCTGACCCGCGGCCCTTCCTACCGCGGCCGCGACCTGCCGTACCACAGCAACTcggagaagaagaggaaaaaggagcCCGCCAAGAAAACC
- the ILDR2 gene encoding immunoglobulin-like domain-containing receptor 2 isoform X4 translates to MDRVLLRWIVLFCLTAMVKGLQVTVPDKKKVAMLFQPTVLRCHFSTSSHQPAVVQWKFKSYCQDRMGESLGMSSTRAQSLSKRNLEWDPYLDCLDSRRTVRVVASKQGSAITLGDFYRGREITIVHDADLHIGKLMWGDSGLYYCIITTPDDLEGKNEDSVELLVLGRTGLLADLLPSFAVEIMPEWVFVGLVLLGIFLFFVLVGICWCQCCPHSCCCYVRCPCCPDSCCCPQAFRKGYRIQADKERDSMKVLYYVEKELAQFDPARRMRGRYNNTISELSSLHDEDSNFRQSFHQMRNKQFPVSGDLESNPDYWSGVMGGSSGASRGPSAMEYNKEDRESFRHSQPRSKSEMLSRKNFATGVPAVSMDELAAFADSYGQRPRRGDGNNHEARGGSRFERSESRAHGGFYQDDSLEEYYGQRSRSREPLTDADRGWAFSPARRRPAEDAHLPRLVSRTPGTAPKYDHSYLGGTRERQPRPEGASRGGSLETPSKRSAQLGPRSASYYAWSPPGTYKASSSQDDQEDASDDALPPYSELELTRGPSYRGRDLPYHSNSEKKRKKEPAKKTNDFPTRMSLVV, encoded by the exons CCATGGTCAAAGGCCTTCAGGTCACAGTGCCTGACAAGAAGAAGGTGGCTATGCTCTTCCAGCCCACTGTGCTTCGCTGCCACTTCTCTACATCCTCTCATCAGCCTGCAGTTGTGCAGTGGAAGTTCAAGTCCTACTGCCAGGATCGCATGGGAGAATCCTTGGGCATGTCCTCTACCCGGGCCCAATCTCTCAGCAAGAGAAACCTGGAATGGGACCCCTACTTGGATTGTTTAGACAGCAGGAGGACTGTTCGAGTGGTAGCTTCGAAGCAGGGCTCGGCTATCACCCTGGGAGATTTCTACAGGGGCAGAGAGATCACGATTGTTCATG ATGCAGATCTTCATATTGGAAAGCTCATGTGGGGAGACAGCGGACTCTATTACTGTATTATCACCACCCCGGATGACCTGGAGGGCAAAAATGAGGACTCAGTGGAACTGCTGGTGTTGG GCAGGACAGGGCTGCTTGCTGATCTCTTGCCCAGTTTTGCTGTGGAGATTATGCCAG AGTGGGTGTTTGTTGGCCTGGTGCTCCTGGGCATCTTCCTTTTCTTCGTCCTGGTGGGGATCTGCTGGTGCCAGTGCTGCCCTCACAGCTGCTGCTGCTATGTCCGCTGCCCGTGCTGCCCAGATTCCTGCTGCTGCCCTCAAGCCT TTCGCAAAGGTTACCGGATCCAGGCTGacaaagagagagactccatgaAGGTCCTGTACTATGTTGAGAAGGAGCTGGCTCAGTTTGATCCAGCCAGAAGGATGAGAGGCAGAT ATAACAACACCATCTCAGAACTCAGCTCCCTACATGACGAGGACAGCAATTTCCGCCAGTCTTTCCATCAGATGAGAAACAAGCAGTTCCCAGTGTCTGGGGACTTGGAGAGCAATCCTGACTACTGGTCAGGTGTCATGGGAGGCAGCAGTGGGGCAAGCCGTGGGCCCTCAGCCATGGAGTATAACAAAGAGGATCGGGAGAGCTTCAGGCACAG CCAGCCGCGCTCCAAGTCTGAGATGCTGTCGCGGAAGAACTTCGCCACGGGGGTGCCGGCCGTCTCCATGGATGAGCTGGCGGCCTTCGCTGACTCCTATGGCCAGCGGCCCCGCCGGGGCGACGGCAACAACCACGAGGCGCGGGGCGGGAGCCGCTTTGAGCGCTCGGAGTCGCGGGCGCACGGCGGCTTCTACCAGGACGACTCCCTGGAGGAATACTACGGCCAGCGCAGCCGCAGCCGCGAGCCCCTGACCGACGCCGACCGCGGCTGGGCCTTCAGCCCCGCGCGCCGCAGACCGGCCGAGGACGCGCACCTGCCGCGGCTGGTGAGCCGCACGCCGGGCACCGCGCCCAAGTACGACCACTCGTACCTGGGCGGCACGCGGGAGCGGCAGCCGCGGCCCGAGGGCGCCAGCCGCGGCGGGAGCCTGGAGACCCCGTCCAAGCGCAGCGCGCAGCTCGGCCCGCGCAGCGCCTCCTACTACGCGTGGTCGCCGCCCGGCACCTACAAGGCGAGCTCGTCCCAGGACGACCAGGAGGACGCGTCCGACGACGCGCTGCCGCCCTACAGTGAGCTGGAGCTGACCCGCGGCCCTTCCTACCGCGGCCGCGACCTGCCGTACCACAGCAACTcggagaagaagaggaaaaaggagcCCGCCAAGAAAACC
- the ILDR2 gene encoding immunoglobulin-like domain-containing receptor 2 isoform X3, which translates to MAAGEGREETEADKEEMNSDSFFTENHERKAMVKGLQVTVPDKKKVAMLFQPTVLRCHFSTSSHQPAVVQWKFKSYCQDRMGESLGMSSTRAQSLSKRNLEWDPYLDCLDSRRTVRVVASKQGSAITLGDFYRGREITIVHDADLHIGKLMWGDSGLYYCIITTPDDLEGKNEDSVELLVLGRTGLLADLLPSFAVEIMPEWVFVGLVLLGIFLFFVLVGICWCQCCPHSCCCYVRCPCCPDSCCCPQAFRKGYRIQADKERDSMKVLYYVEKELAQFDPARRMRGRYNNTISELSSLHDEDSNFRQSFHQMRNKQFPVSGDLESNPDYWSGVMGGSSGASRGPSAMEYNKEDRESFRHSQPRSKSEMLSRKNFATGVPAVSMDELAAFADSYGQRPRRGDGNNHEARGGSRFERSESRAHGGFYQDDSLEEYYGQRSRSREPLTDADRGWAFSPARRRPAEDAHLPRLVSRTPGTAPKYDHSYLGGTRERQPRPEGASRGGSLETPSKRSAQLGPRSASYYAWSPPGTYKASSSQDDQEDASDDALPPYSELELTRGPSYRGRDLPYHSNSEKKRKKEPAKKTNDFPTRMSLVV; encoded by the exons CCATGGTCAAAGGCCTTCAGGTCACAGTGCCTGACAAGAAGAAGGTGGCTATGCTCTTCCAGCCCACTGTGCTTCGCTGCCACTTCTCTACATCCTCTCATCAGCCTGCAGTTGTGCAGTGGAAGTTCAAGTCCTACTGCCAGGATCGCATGGGAGAATCCTTGGGCATGTCCTCTACCCGGGCCCAATCTCTCAGCAAGAGAAACCTGGAATGGGACCCCTACTTGGATTGTTTAGACAGCAGGAGGACTGTTCGAGTGGTAGCTTCGAAGCAGGGCTCGGCTATCACCCTGGGAGATTTCTACAGGGGCAGAGAGATCACGATTGTTCATG ATGCAGATCTTCATATTGGAAAGCTCATGTGGGGAGACAGCGGACTCTATTACTGTATTATCACCACCCCGGATGACCTGGAGGGCAAAAATGAGGACTCAGTGGAACTGCTGGTGTTGG GCAGGACAGGGCTGCTTGCTGATCTCTTGCCCAGTTTTGCTGTGGAGATTATGCCAG AGTGGGTGTTTGTTGGCCTGGTGCTCCTGGGCATCTTCCTTTTCTTCGTCCTGGTGGGGATCTGCTGGTGCCAGTGCTGCCCTCACAGCTGCTGCTGCTATGTCCGCTGCCCGTGCTGCCCAGATTCCTGCTGCTGCCCTCAAGCCT TTCGCAAAGGTTACCGGATCCAGGCTGacaaagagagagactccatgaAGGTCCTGTACTATGTTGAGAAGGAGCTGGCTCAGTTTGATCCAGCCAGAAGGATGAGAGGCAGAT ATAACAACACCATCTCAGAACTCAGCTCCCTACATGACGAGGACAGCAATTTCCGCCAGTCTTTCCATCAGATGAGAAACAAGCAGTTCCCAGTGTCTGGGGACTTGGAGAGCAATCCTGACTACTGGTCAGGTGTCATGGGAGGCAGCAGTGGGGCAAGCCGTGGGCCCTCAGCCATGGAGTATAACAAAGAGGATCGGGAGAGCTTCAGGCACAG CCAGCCGCGCTCCAAGTCTGAGATGCTGTCGCGGAAGAACTTCGCCACGGGGGTGCCGGCCGTCTCCATGGATGAGCTGGCGGCCTTCGCTGACTCCTATGGCCAGCGGCCCCGCCGGGGCGACGGCAACAACCACGAGGCGCGGGGCGGGAGCCGCTTTGAGCGCTCGGAGTCGCGGGCGCACGGCGGCTTCTACCAGGACGACTCCCTGGAGGAATACTACGGCCAGCGCAGCCGCAGCCGCGAGCCCCTGACCGACGCCGACCGCGGCTGGGCCTTCAGCCCCGCGCGCCGCAGACCGGCCGAGGACGCGCACCTGCCGCGGCTGGTGAGCCGCACGCCGGGCACCGCGCCCAAGTACGACCACTCGTACCTGGGCGGCACGCGGGAGCGGCAGCCGCGGCCCGAGGGCGCCAGCCGCGGCGGGAGCCTGGAGACCCCGTCCAAGCGCAGCGCGCAGCTCGGCCCGCGCAGCGCCTCCTACTACGCGTGGTCGCCGCCCGGCACCTACAAGGCGAGCTCGTCCCAGGACGACCAGGAGGACGCGTCCGACGACGCGCTGCCGCCCTACAGTGAGCTGGAGCTGACCCGCGGCCCTTCCTACCGCGGCCGCGACCTGCCGTACCACAGCAACTcggagaagaagaggaaaaaggagcCCGCCAAGAAAACC
- the ILDR2 gene encoding immunoglobulin-like domain-containing receptor 2 isoform X2, with protein MDRVLLRWIVLFCLTAMVKGLQVTVPDKKKVAMLFQPTVLRCHFSTSSHQPAVVQWKFKSYCQDRMGESLGMSSTRAQSLSKRNLEWDPYLDCLDSRRTVRVVASKQGSAITLGDFYRGREITIVHDADLHIGKLMWGDSGLYYCIITTPDDLEGKNEDSVELLVLGRTGLLADLLPSFAVEIMPEWVFVGLVLLGIFLFFVLVGICWCQCCPHSCCCYVRCPCCPDSCCCPQALYEAGKAAKAGYPPSVSGVPGPYSIPSVPLGGAPSSGMLMDKPHPPPLAPSDSTGGSHSVRKGYRIQADKERDSMKVLYYVEKELAQFDPARRMRGRYNNTISELSSLHDEDSNFRQSFHQMRNKQFPVSGDLESNPDYWSGVMGGSSGASRGPSAMEYNKEDRESFRHSQPRSKSEMLSRKNFATGVPAVSMDELAAFADSYGQRPRRGDGNNHEARGGSRFERSESRAHGGFYQDDSLEEYYGQRSRSREPLTDADRGWAFSPARRRPAEDAHLPRLVSRTPGTAPKYDHSYLGGTRERQPRPEGASRGGSLETPSKRSAQLGPRSASYYAWSPPGTYKASSSQDDQEDASDDALPPYSELELTRGPSYRGRDLPYHSNSEKKRKKEPAKKTNDFPTRMSLVV; from the exons CCATGGTCAAAGGCCTTCAGGTCACAGTGCCTGACAAGAAGAAGGTGGCTATGCTCTTCCAGCCCACTGTGCTTCGCTGCCACTTCTCTACATCCTCTCATCAGCCTGCAGTTGTGCAGTGGAAGTTCAAGTCCTACTGCCAGGATCGCATGGGAGAATCCTTGGGCATGTCCTCTACCCGGGCCCAATCTCTCAGCAAGAGAAACCTGGAATGGGACCCCTACTTGGATTGTTTAGACAGCAGGAGGACTGTTCGAGTGGTAGCTTCGAAGCAGGGCTCGGCTATCACCCTGGGAGATTTCTACAGGGGCAGAGAGATCACGATTGTTCATG ATGCAGATCTTCATATTGGAAAGCTCATGTGGGGAGACAGCGGACTCTATTACTGTATTATCACCACCCCGGATGACCTGGAGGGCAAAAATGAGGACTCAGTGGAACTGCTGGTGTTGG GCAGGACAGGGCTGCTTGCTGATCTCTTGCCCAGTTTTGCTGTGGAGATTATGCCAG AGTGGGTGTTTGTTGGCCTGGTGCTCCTGGGCATCTTCCTTTTCTTCGTCCTGGTGGGGATCTGCTGGTGCCAGTGCTGCCCTCACAGCTGCTGCTGCTATGTCCGCTGCCCGTGCTGCCCAGATTCCTGCTGCTGCCCTCAAGCCT TGTATGAAGCAGGGAAAGCAGCAAAGGCCGGGTACCCTCCCTCTGTCTCCGGTGTCCCTGGCCCTTACTCCATCCCCTCTGTCCCTTTGGGAGGAGCCCCCTCATCTGGCATGCTGATGGACAAGCCGCATCCACCTCCCTTGGCACCAAGTGACTCCACTGGAGGAAGCCACAGTG TTCGCAAAGGTTACCGGATCCAGGCTGacaaagagagagactccatgaAGGTCCTGTACTATGTTGAGAAGGAGCTGGCTCAGTTTGATCCAGCCAGAAGGATGAGAGGCAGAT ATAACAACACCATCTCAGAACTCAGCTCCCTACATGACGAGGACAGCAATTTCCGCCAGTCTTTCCATCAGATGAGAAACAAGCAGTTCCCAGTGTCTGGGGACTTGGAGAGCAATCCTGACTACTGGTCAGGTGTCATGGGAGGCAGCAGTGGGGCAAGCCGTGGGCCCTCAGCCATGGAGTATAACAAAGAGGATCGGGAGAGCTTCAGGCACAG CCAGCCGCGCTCCAAGTCTGAGATGCTGTCGCGGAAGAACTTCGCCACGGGGGTGCCGGCCGTCTCCATGGATGAGCTGGCGGCCTTCGCTGACTCCTATGGCCAGCGGCCCCGCCGGGGCGACGGCAACAACCACGAGGCGCGGGGCGGGAGCCGCTTTGAGCGCTCGGAGTCGCGGGCGCACGGCGGCTTCTACCAGGACGACTCCCTGGAGGAATACTACGGCCAGCGCAGCCGCAGCCGCGAGCCCCTGACCGACGCCGACCGCGGCTGGGCCTTCAGCCCCGCGCGCCGCAGACCGGCCGAGGACGCGCACCTGCCGCGGCTGGTGAGCCGCACGCCGGGCACCGCGCCCAAGTACGACCACTCGTACCTGGGCGGCACGCGGGAGCGGCAGCCGCGGCCCGAGGGCGCCAGCCGCGGCGGGAGCCTGGAGACCCCGTCCAAGCGCAGCGCGCAGCTCGGCCCGCGCAGCGCCTCCTACTACGCGTGGTCGCCGCCCGGCACCTACAAGGCGAGCTCGTCCCAGGACGACCAGGAGGACGCGTCCGACGACGCGCTGCCGCCCTACAGTGAGCTGGAGCTGACCCGCGGCCCTTCCTACCGCGGCCGCGACCTGCCGTACCACAGCAACTcggagaagaagaggaaaaaggagcCCGCCAAGAAAACC
- the ILDR2 gene encoding immunoglobulin-like domain-containing receptor 2 isoform X5, which translates to MAAGEGREETEADKEEMNSDSFFTENHERKAMVKGLQVTVPDKKKVAMLFQPTVLRCHFSTSSHQPAVVQWKFKSYCQDRMGESLGMSSTRAQSLSKRNLEWDPYLDCLDSRRTVRVVASKQGSAITLGDFYRGREITIVHDADLHIGKLMWGDSGLYYCIITTPDDLEGKNEDSVELLVLVRKGYRIQADKERDSMKVLYYVEKELAQFDPARRMRGRYNNTISELSSLHDEDSNFRQSFHQMRNKQFPVSGDLESNPDYWSGVMGGSSGASRGPSAMEYNKEDRESFRHSQPRSKSEMLSRKNFATGVPAVSMDELAAFADSYGQRPRRGDGNNHEARGGSRFERSESRAHGGFYQDDSLEEYYGQRSRSREPLTDADRGWAFSPARRRPAEDAHLPRLVSRTPGTAPKYDHSYLGGTRERQPRPEGASRGGSLETPSKRSAQLGPRSASYYAWSPPGTYKASSSQDDQEDASDDALPPYSELELTRGPSYRGRDLPYHSNSEKKRKKEPAKKTNDFPTRMSLVV; encoded by the exons CCATGGTCAAAGGCCTTCAGGTCACAGTGCCTGACAAGAAGAAGGTGGCTATGCTCTTCCAGCCCACTGTGCTTCGCTGCCACTTCTCTACATCCTCTCATCAGCCTGCAGTTGTGCAGTGGAAGTTCAAGTCCTACTGCCAGGATCGCATGGGAGAATCCTTGGGCATGTCCTCTACCCGGGCCCAATCTCTCAGCAAGAGAAACCTGGAATGGGACCCCTACTTGGATTGTTTAGACAGCAGGAGGACTGTTCGAGTGGTAGCTTCGAAGCAGGGCTCGGCTATCACCCTGGGAGATTTCTACAGGGGCAGAGAGATCACGATTGTTCATG ATGCAGATCTTCATATTGGAAAGCTCATGTGGGGAGACAGCGGACTCTATTACTGTATTATCACCACCCCGGATGACCTGGAGGGCAAAAATGAGGACTCAGTGGAACTGCTGGTGTTGG TTCGCAAAGGTTACCGGATCCAGGCTGacaaagagagagactccatgaAGGTCCTGTACTATGTTGAGAAGGAGCTGGCTCAGTTTGATCCAGCCAGAAGGATGAGAGGCAGAT ATAACAACACCATCTCAGAACTCAGCTCCCTACATGACGAGGACAGCAATTTCCGCCAGTCTTTCCATCAGATGAGAAACAAGCAGTTCCCAGTGTCTGGGGACTTGGAGAGCAATCCTGACTACTGGTCAGGTGTCATGGGAGGCAGCAGTGGGGCAAGCCGTGGGCCCTCAGCCATGGAGTATAACAAAGAGGATCGGGAGAGCTTCAGGCACAG CCAGCCGCGCTCCAAGTCTGAGATGCTGTCGCGGAAGAACTTCGCCACGGGGGTGCCGGCCGTCTCCATGGATGAGCTGGCGGCCTTCGCTGACTCCTATGGCCAGCGGCCCCGCCGGGGCGACGGCAACAACCACGAGGCGCGGGGCGGGAGCCGCTTTGAGCGCTCGGAGTCGCGGGCGCACGGCGGCTTCTACCAGGACGACTCCCTGGAGGAATACTACGGCCAGCGCAGCCGCAGCCGCGAGCCCCTGACCGACGCCGACCGCGGCTGGGCCTTCAGCCCCGCGCGCCGCAGACCGGCCGAGGACGCGCACCTGCCGCGGCTGGTGAGCCGCACGCCGGGCACCGCGCCCAAGTACGACCACTCGTACCTGGGCGGCACGCGGGAGCGGCAGCCGCGGCCCGAGGGCGCCAGCCGCGGCGGGAGCCTGGAGACCCCGTCCAAGCGCAGCGCGCAGCTCGGCCCGCGCAGCGCCTCCTACTACGCGTGGTCGCCGCCCGGCACCTACAAGGCGAGCTCGTCCCAGGACGACCAGGAGGACGCGTCCGACGACGCGCTGCCGCCCTACAGTGAGCTGGAGCTGACCCGCGGCCCTTCCTACCGCGGCCGCGACCTGCCGTACCACAGCAACTcggagaagaagaggaaaaaggagcCCGCCAAGAAAACC